The following coding sequences are from one Bacillus marinisedimentorum window:
- a CDS encoding MgtC/SapB family protein — translation MDSLIADIGYSDHIYVMMFRVFVAATLSGLIGLEREIKNQPAGLRTHLLVGIGSSVMMMLSVFGFSDYIYEDSNVRFDPARIPSYVISGIGFLGAGTIIVRGAAVKGLTTAASIWVVAGIGLLAGNGMYDISMVTTVTVLISLWVLNMFENKMLRSKSARTLQVTVYLEKNVLSTLLSQLDKKAIKVRHIDVDKPSNKKNLVRYTLSIDKPNQETRIELIEELTEQEYVESIHYMG, via the coding sequence ATGGACAGCTTGATAGCAGATATCGGATACTCCGATCACATTTATGTCATGATGTTCAGGGTTTTTGTTGCTGCGACGCTTTCCGGGCTAATCGGACTTGAACGGGAAATTAAAAATCAGCCAGCCGGATTACGGACCCATTTGCTTGTGGGGATTGGTTCAAGTGTCATGATGATGCTTTCTGTATTCGGCTTTAGTGACTACATATACGAAGACTCGAATGTCCGCTTTGACCCTGCGAGGATCCCCTCTTATGTCATAAGCGGGATTGGATTTCTTGGGGCAGGAACGATAATTGTACGCGGAGCCGCTGTTAAGGGACTGACAACTGCAGCTTCCATATGGGTGGTAGCGGGGATCGGTCTTCTTGCCGGCAATGGAATGTATGACATTTCGATGGTGACGACGGTTACGGTGCTGATCAGTCTCTGGGTTTTGAATATGTTTGAAAATAAGATGCTTCGTTCGAAATCAGCACGGACTTTGCAGGTTACGGTATATCTGGAAAAAAACGTGCTGAGCACACTCCTATCCCAACTGGATAAAAAAGCGATAAAAGTCCGCCATATTGACGTTGATAAACCGTCCAATAAGAAGAACCTGGTGCGTTATACGCTCAGTATCGACAAGCCTAACCAGGAGACCAGGATTGAACTTATTGAAGAATTGACTGAACAGGAGTATGTCGAATCGATTCATTATATGGGGTAA
- a CDS encoding CtsR family transcriptional regulator, translating into MRNISDIIEQYLKEVLKVSDEKIVEIRRQEIAEKFQCVPSQINYVINTRFTVEKGYMVESKRGGGGYIRIIKVEAHDQADLIDQMLAFVENKLPQNVAENLIARLLEEDIVTQREAKLMISAIDRAVILTDLPERDEIRARIMKAMLSALKYK; encoded by the coding sequence ATGAGAAATATATCAGATATCATTGAACAATATTTAAAAGAAGTCCTGAAAGTAAGCGACGAAAAAATAGTGGAAATCAGGCGCCAGGAAATAGCAGAAAAGTTTCAATGCGTGCCTTCCCAGATCAACTATGTCATTAACACGCGTTTCACCGTGGAGAAAGGGTATATGGTGGAGAGTAAGCGGGGCGGCGGCGGGTATATCCGCATCATTAAGGTCGAAGCACATGATCAGGCTGATCTCATCGATCAGATGCTGGCTTTTGTCGAAAATAAGCTTCCTCAAAATGTAGCTGAAAATTTGATCGCAAGGCTTTTAGAGGAAGATATCGTCACGCAGCGGGAAGCGAAGCTCATGATAAGTGCCATTGACCGGGCCGTGATTCTTACCGATCTTCCCGAGCGGGATGAAATCAGGGCACGGATTATGAAGGCGATGCTCAGCGCCCTTAAGTATAAATAG
- a CDS encoding UvrB/UvrC motif-containing protein has translation MECQNCHERPATVHYTNIVNGEKTEMHLCEQCAHQQGDFFSGNQSFSLNHLLSGLLNYEQPGAESKPLSYGQPEELACDRCGMTYREFTKIGRFGCADCYETFKGRIEPILKRVHSGNTVHAGKIPKRIGGTIHLRKEMNRLRDTMQEHIKAEEFEKAAEIRDQLRSLEKQLNGEEGGGE, from the coding sequence ATGGAATGCCAGAACTGTCATGAACGCCCGGCCACTGTCCATTACACGAATATCGTGAATGGGGAAAAGACAGAAATGCATTTATGTGAACAGTGTGCTCACCAGCAGGGGGATTTCTTTTCGGGTAATCAGTCTTTCTCACTGAATCATTTGCTTTCAGGATTGCTTAATTATGAACAGCCTGGCGCAGAAAGCAAGCCGTTATCATATGGGCAGCCGGAAGAACTGGCCTGTGACAGATGCGGAATGACCTACCGGGAGTTCACGAAGATTGGCCGGTTCGGCTGTGCCGATTGCTATGAAACGTTCAAGGGCCGGATCGAACCGATTTTAAAGAGAGTACATAGTGGTAATACGGTTCATGCAGGGAAGATTCCGAAACGGATCGGGGGCACCATTCATCTCCGCAAAGAAATGAATCGCCTGAGGGATACGATGCAGGAACATATCAAAGCGGAGGAATTTGAAAAAGCCGCAGAAATACGGGATCAGCTTCGCTCTCTGGAAAAGCAGCTGAACGGAGAAGAGGGGGGAGGCGAGTAA